TTGTATGTCGGTGTGAGTGAGAATACAGAGCAGGCAGCAACACTGCTGAATGCTCACGAACTGGTTTCCAACCTCGAAATTGATAAAAACGTCATGCTTGTGACACTAAAGAGTGATGTGAAAGACTACACCTTCCTCCCCTCGCTGCTGATCAGCGAGGGATTTAAACTCTGCCTGTTCCGCGAAGAGGAAATTAACCTGGAGACGGCATTCATGGAATTGACAAAAGGGCTCGTCCAGTAATCCTGACCGGCAGATTACTTCTTCTTTCCGGCAGCAGCTCGTTTTGCTTTGCGAGCTTCTGCCTCTTTTTCTTCACCCGCTTTCACTTCCGCTTCGGGCTTGCGGACCTGCTGCAACAACCAGTCATAGACTTTCGGATTATCATAAGTCTCTGTCCAGGAATCGTGTCCCGCTTCCGGATAAATAGTGAATCTTACGTCGGACTTTTCTTTCTTCAGGACATCCACCAGAGTCTGTGATCGCTCGAGAGGCACTGCCGTGTCTTTGCCTCCATGAAACACCCAGATCGGAACATGCTTGATTTTCTTGACCCAGAACTTCTCGCCGCCCCCACAAATGGGCACCAGCGCGGCAAAACGATAGGGAGTGTAAGCCGCCAGTGACCAGGTACCAAAGCCTCCCATGCTTAAACCAGTCACATAAATGCGGTCTTTATCAACCTTGTATTTCTTCTCGATGTCATTCAGCAGAGCGGTCAGCTCCACAGGCTGCCAGAGCTGGTCTTTGGGGCACTGAGGAGAAACAACGATAAACGGAAACTGTTTGCCGTTTTTGACCAGCTTTGGTGGACCATGAACCGTCACCAGATCCAGATCGTCCCCCCGTTCTCCTGCTCCATGGAGAAATAATATTAGAGGCCATTTTTCTTGTTCATCATAGTTCTCGGGTAGATAAAGCAGATACTTCATCTTTACGGGAATTGTGGTATTTAGCTCGGCTGCAGACTGATTTCCGGTTTCCGGTTTCTCTGCCGCTTCACCAGAAACAGACATCGTATACGCAGCAAATATGAAACAGACCGTTATTATTTTTTTAAACATCTGGTTTTCTCTCCCAACTCAATATGTCACCTCTGATAAATTAAGCAACCCAGGAAACGAGCATGACAGAGAGTCCTAAAGACTTCAAGCACAAAGGGTTCTCTAATTCAGTCGGGAATTGGTCCTCTCGTGTCGAAACTGAAAAACCAGGAAATATAAGCAACATGAGGAACTCTGATTTCGCGACTCCGTTTCACTCTGATCGCATGCTGGAGCGCATCACATTTAACCCTAGCGTCTCTCAATCTATTATACTCGGTCCAAATGGCTCTGGAGACGCTACTGTAAAACTGGACACAGTTTATAAGTCCAGAATGCTCTTCTACCATAATCGATTTTTTGATAAAATTCGGCCTCAACTCTCTGCTTCTCTCCCACCCTGTCATTTTAACTCAATACCCCTCTCCCACATGAATTCTGCGACTCCTTGCGGAAATCTTATTTCACAATCAAATTCTGATTTCAAACGAGTTTCCTGGAAACCGTTCTGGGTTGGAACTTTGTTATGCTGCGCATCACTTTGTGGATGTCAGAAAAGCATGCTGCAAAACGTGCGCGAGACTCCGATAGCCGTATCCTTAAAAGAGAAAGTGACAAGAAAAGTACCGGAAGAACTGGCAGGATTACAGGTTTATCTTTCACGTGATTTGTGGGTCAGAAATCATCACTGGTCTCCGGAACTGGAACGGAAAACATTTCAGGAGGACAAGGCAGCGTATCACCTCGCGCCAATTGAGATGCAACGCTGGGGATTTGGATCTGTTGACCAGAAAACTCTTTTGAGCGAAGTCAGCACGCGGAAACCATTGGGCGCCATCCAACGGACAACTTCAGAACCTGAGTCTAATACAGAACAGTCAGCTTCCGATCAGACAGCAATTTCAAATTCAACAGATCCGACAGAACTGCAGAAATCAGAAAGCTGGTCATTTAACGCGTTGCAGGATTTTTTCTTCGATCAGAAAAATCAAAGCTCACAACAAGCAAAGAAGCAGCGATCAGATCAACTTGCAGCATTGCAGGAATTGTCCACATGGGATAATCTGGCTGGCTGGAATGCGGCGCTCCTCTGGGCCACATTATCGCCTGCAACGGCCACTGAGACACTACCTGTTCTCGAGAAAGTAGCTCTGGATCCCCTGCAATATTCTCAGTCTAATGCAGAAAATGATCCGGGGACGTCAGATCAGAATTCTATCTCAGAGGCGATGCAGCATGCCGCCTTGAATGCGATCTCACTGGTTCTGGCTCAAGCCGATGCCATTCCACTCAAAACCCGCAATCGACTGACACAGCGATTACAGCGTCCCGATCTTTCGCTTTCACTGAGAAGCGAACTTTATCTCTCACTGGCTCGCTTCATGTCCCCTGCCAGTATTCCCTCGCTGGAACAGTCTCTGGAAAACACTGAGAATAGCCCATCCCCCCCAAAGCCACTGAGACGAGCAGCGATGCAAGCCTGTATTTTACATGGACTCTGGTCTCATTCGGATCGAAAACATCTTGACGATCCTGATCTGATTCATACTTTCAATCCCAAGGAGTGGCCAGCCAATATCATGCAGGTTCGCTGGGACTCCGATGCAAATATGCGTTGGAACTTTGGTTACTGGGCTGCGTTAATTCGCCATCCGGATGCCGAAACAATTCTCACCTCCCAACTGAGAGATGCAGATCTGGTAGTTCAGACCAAAGCCATCGAACACCTGGGAATGCTGAAGACAGACACAGCACTTCAGATCCTGAAAGAGTATGCGCAACGTCCGGAGGAAAGTATCCGCGTTGCTGCCGTGAAAGGTCTCAGTTCGTGGGGCCCGATGCATCTCATTCCCTTGAAAAACGACACATCCTCCGCCGTCAGACTGGAGGTCGCCTCAGGCATGGGAAAAACTCCTTCTGCCGAATCTGCTCTGCATCTTCGCACATTGATCAATGATCGCAGTTCCCAAGTACAACACACAGTCATTCATGCCATTTCTGACTGGCCAGATGAGCTTGCCATACCTTTACTGCTGGATGGGATTCAGGAAGGAGTATATAAAACGCGCCGTCAAAGCATCCTGCAACTGGTTGACCGTACCGGACTGGGAGGATCCATTTCCATCGAAGCACCGCAAACAGAACGAGTCGTTGCTGTTAATGAACTGGTCCAGAGTGGCCAACTCCCGGGGAGTTTCTGGGGACAGCTCATGCAAGTGGGACTTAAAACGGGCCAGGAAGTCAATCAGGGACGCGCGGCCGAACTCCAGTCCTACTTTCAAAACCTGATAAATCAACCTCGGGAGTCATCTGAATATCAGCAGGCATATCAGGAACTTGCCAACATCAGTCCTGCCGAAGTCAAAGTGCTGGAGAAACTGATCAGAGAAACTTCTATCGAAATCCCGAGTGAAATCTATATCGATTTACTGGCAGGCCTGACTCCCGAATATGCTGCATTGAATCAACTGACCAGTCCCCACATCACAGATCGACGTGAAGCCGCACAACAGTTGTTTGTCAGTTCACAGAACATATCATTAAATCCTGTGGTCGTAAGCCGACTGCGAAAGCTGATGACACACGAACAGGATCGACTGGTCTGGCGAATTGTGATGTCATCTGTTGAAAAAGACAACTACGATGAAGCTGCCCAACTGGCATTGCTGGCAATCAATCATAACTGGCCTGACATTAGAATTCTGGGTTGCGAATATTTTGGTTCACATGGATTGCCCCAGTATGCAAACTGGCTGCTCCCCTTGCTGGATGACAAGAACCACACAGTTCAGTTAGCTGCGATCCGGGCGATCGGTCAATGCCATAACCCCATCGCAATCTCAGGCACACAGAAACCAGGTCAAAGCCAGAATTCAGCGCCTTCACTCCGTTCTCTACTAACTCACTCAAATCGTCGGGTACGCTTCGAAACAGTTGTGGCTCTCAGTCGGCTGGGTGATTCTGCCGGCATGCAGGAACTGCTGCGACTTTCGAATGATACTCAGATTGCGATGCGGAAAGAGGCCGTACGGGAAATGGGGCACTCCGGACAGACCCGTTTTGTAGAACCTCTGATCCAGATGGCCTGGACCGAGCGAAACAACTCCACGCTTAAAGAAATCCTGAACAGCCTGGACCAACTGGTGCCAGATTCGGAGCAACCTGCCAATCTGACACCGCAACAGGACCAGTCAGATCAGGCTAAAAGCTGGATGAACTGGTGGCAAACACAACACTCTGGACAAGGTTCCCGACTGTTTACCGGGCGTTAAGTATGAATTCTTGTTTTTGATGTACTTGATGGTTGTTCTCCTCTCCAGGATATCAGTATCATGGAACCTAAATATTTAAATTACTCTCCGAAGAATGTTTTCATCACTGCGGAACTACTACATGGCTAACTACCACGACGACTTTCAACTGGAATGGCATGGAAATACAGTCGTAATCATTCCTGCGAGCAATGTCGAGTCAATGAGCTGGGATCTGATTGAACAGGCCGCTGATATCGTCATGGCACCGTTACAGGAAGTCGAAATCCCGATGGTCGTCTTCGACCTGAGTGATGTCAGTTATTTTGGCTCCGTGTTTCTGGCGCTGCTGTTGCGCTGCCACAAACATGTTCGCAGCCGAGGAGGAGAGTTAGTTTTGTGCGGTGCCAGTAAGATGGCCAACGAGCTCTTGCGTATCACTGCTCTGGACACTCTCTGGGCTATCTACGAGACCAGAGATGAAGCGCTGGATGCCCTGATGGGCTGACGTATAGTCGTAGTCTGGTTCTCACATTCGTCTCGACCCGCTATGTTAAAGGATTAATAGATCATGTCGAGGAAATATCGAAAAACACGTCCCGGCGTTTCAGAGTCTGACGTATTACCAACAGAACATAGTTCGGAACTTTATCCACATCAGTCTATCGTTGCCAGCATCAAAGAAACGGCCGATAAACTCAAGCAGGATCAGGCGACCCGCGGCGACCTCAAAATCCTGGATCGTGCTCTGAAAGAATTACGGTATGCTTTCAAGGTTTTCACACCTTATCGAAAGCAACGCAAGGTCACCGTCTTCGGTTCCGCCCGCACAAACCCCGATGATCCTTCCTATCAGCAGGCGTTGCAGTTCGGACGGAGAATGGCGGAAGAAAAATGGATGATTGTCACAGGTGCTGGTCCCGGAATCATGGAAGCCGCCCATGTCGGTGCGGGAACTGACATGTCGATGGGTGTCAATATCATGCTGCCATTCGAGCAGGAGCCCAACTACGTCATCCATAAAGACGAAAAACTGGTTAACCTGAATTACTTCTTCACTCGCAAACTTCTGTTCGTCAAAGAAGTCCACGCCATTGTCTGCTGTGCCGGCGGATTTGGTACTCTGGATGAAGCATTTGAGACTCTGACCCTCGTACAGACCGGAAAACGAGATCCCATGCCGATCGTGCTGCTGGATGCTCCCGGAGGATCTTACTGGAAAGACTGGGAAGAATTTCTTAAAAACAACCTCTTGAAACAGGAATTGATCTCCAAAGAAGACTTGTCACTGTTTCATGTCACAGATGATATTGAAGATGCCGTCGATGAAGTAATCGGTTTTTACAGCGTCTATAACAGTATGCGATATGTCAAAGGGCGGCTCGTGCTCCGTCTGCATGTCGAACCCAGCAATGAGTTCATTGAAAAACTGAACAATGAATTCAAAGATATCCTCGATTCAGGGATTATCACAAAAGTCAACGCACACGAGCTGGAAAAAGACGATGACCATCTGGTCGACCTGCCACGCATTTCACTCATGTTCAATCGTAAAAACCTCGGCCGACTGCGACAGATGATTGATCGCATTAACTCTGAACTGGCGCCTCAGAGTGCTGATGAGGCAGAAGAAGAATAACGAATCAGTTTCCATCGATATCGCTTGATATCAATTTATCCCAGCAGACTTTTGAATTCATCTTCATGCTTGAGCAGTTCCTGTAACTTGACCATCGAGCGGCTGATCATCACACGGACGGCAACATCAGATTTATCCAGTTGTTCTGCGATCTGTTTTGTCGGCAGACCTTCCACATATTTCAGACGAATGGCATCCCGACTCTCTTCAGGCAGGCTCTCCAATGCCATCAGCAGTTTCATTTCCTTAGCCCCACGGGAAAATGCCTGACTGGGACTGGTGATACTGGCAACCAACAGATCCATAAATCCCTGTCCTGTCCCTGCGGCGGAGACCGGTTGTCCGGCTTCGCGGCCGGCAGCCCGTTTCTGAACCTGAAAATACTTCCGATGACTGTCAATAATCCGGCGCTCTGCAAGGTGGCATAACCAGTTGAACGGTGCTTTCTGTTCGAAATCCATACTCTGAAACGAATCGACGGCATTCAATGAGACTTCCTGCAGGATATCAGCAGCTTCCACCTTGGATTTGAGAGAGTCACTCATATTTTTATTAATGAATGCCAGCAGAGGAGCACGATGCAGTTCCAGAAATGTCAACAAAGCCGACTCACTCCCCTGCTTGATCTCCTCAATCAGAATCTCGATATCAGTCGTCATAAAACTCCATTATCCCTGCTAAGTCAAGTCCATCGATTCTGTGACGCATTCTGCTTTCCTACCCGTTCGTAATCGGTTATTATGCCTGTTCGAGATGTATACCTGACCTCGTTATACCATCAATACAATCAATCATCCACTGAAACTTTCAGGATAATCTAAGTCGGATCTTTATCCAGAATTTCGGGAGCTCCATGTTGTCTACTTCAGAGCCAAACCAGAAAGTTTCAGAAAGTCAAATTGCAATTGATGCACTTACCGAAGTCATGGAGCAGTTTGTCAGTGAGTGGGAATCCCGTCAGTCTCCGCCTGACTTAAAAGACTATGTATCAGTTGCTGATCCTCAAAACCGATTTCTATTAATTGAGTTGATTAAAATTGATCTGGAATATCGCTGGCAACAGTTTAATTTCCCCAGACGAATTCTTGAATATCTCGACGACTTCCCCATTCTGGAAAAGCCAGAGTTTCCCGTCGATTTACTGTATGAAGAATTTCACCTGCGTCGTCAAAATGGTTTCGAGGTCGACCCGGAAGAGTACATTGGTTTTATCCCCACCGCCAACCCTCAGGTCAGGCAGCTGTTTGACCTCGACCATGCATACTGTACAACCAAAATGCTCAATCAATCCCCGCAGCAGGCAGGCTCACAGTTCAAGCCGGGTGATACGGTTGATGACTTCGAATTGTTAACACTCCTGGGCAAAGGTGCTTTTGCCAACGTTTTTCAGGCGCGGCAAAATTCCATGCAGCGAATCGTGGCGTTGAAAATTTCCGAAGATTCCAGTAATGAACCACAAACTCTTGCCCAACTGGATCATGACAATATCGTACGCGTGTTCGACCAGCGATTGCTGACAAATCAGAAAATCAGATTGCTGTATATGCAGTATCTGCCAGGAGGCACACTACATTCAGTCGTCGAAATTGTTCGCAAAACGGCTCCTGATGAACGCTCTGGAAATATGCTGGTAAATGCTCTCGATCAGGCTCTGGATCTTAGAGGCGAATCAAGACCTGCTGAATCAGTAACTTATCAGAAGTTTAAATCATTATCCTGGTCCGAAACGATCTGCTGGCTGGGAATCCGACTGGCTCAGGCGTTGGACTATGCCCATCACAAGGGAGTTTTGCACCGGGATATTAAACCCGCTAATGTTCTTCTGACAGCAGAAGGCATCCCAAAACTGGCTGATTTCAATATCAGCTTCAGTTCCCATGTCAGTGGTACCACGCCGGCCGCCTATTTTGGAGGCAGTCTGGCGTACATGTCGCCTGAGCAACTCGAAGCTTACGATCCCACGGATACAAGACGACCTGAAAGTCTGGATGAACGCAGTGATTTATATTCACTGGGGCTCATGTTGGCTGAGCTATTAACGGGAATCCGCCCTTTTCAGGCCCCTTCAATCCAATCCAACTGGTCCGACCTGCTGAAACAGATGATCCACCAGCGTAAAACGGGTATCTCATTATCTGCCAGCCCCCAACATCTGCCTACCAACTGCCCGGAGCATCTTGTTTCAGTCCTGCAAAAATGCCTGAGTCCCGATCCTGCCGACCGCTGGCGTTCAGGTGCTGAACTCGCCAGTCAACTGGAACTCTGTCTGAATCCCCGGGCGCAGCAGATTCTGTTTCCCACATCGAAAAGCTGGTTTACAAAACTCAAAGGCTGGGAAGTACCGCTCGTCATCCTGATTGTGGCCATCCCTAATATTCTGGCAGGACTGTTCAATTTCTTTCACAACCAGAAACATATTATTGAGCACTTAAAAAATTCACAGGATGCCTTCTGGAAGATTCAATCGGCCATCAACCTGATCGCTTATCCGACAGGACTCGGTTTGATTGGCTGGTTAACCTGGCTGCTGCTGAGATTTGCAGCTGATCATGAAACGAGTTCAAAATCGGATCTGCAAAGAAATGTCATCATGCAGAAACGCTGCCTCAGCCTGGGACATTATGCGGCGTTGATCTGTACGGCGGAGTGGATCATCGCCGGAATCGCATATCCGGTCAGTATGCATTACGCAATTGGTTCATTACCAGCGACCGCCTATTTTCATTTTTTAGGCTCCCTGCTCCTGTGTGGTTTGATCGCCGCCAGCTATCCTTTCTTTGGCGTCACCTATTTCAGCCTGCATATGATCTACCCTCGTTTGATCCAGAATTCTGATTTCACTCAGCTGGCACCTGATTCCTATCAACAACTCAAACGCCGGAGCTGGGTGTATCTGATCATGGCATTCCTGGTACCAACTCTCAGTATCGCTTCACTGGCGATGATTAACCTGGATGACAAAATTGCGATCGGCATTCTCACCGTCGCCGGTACCCTGGGAGCGGTCAGCATCTTTCGGATTTTCCAGACCCTCCAGGCAGATCTGGATGCACTCGAAGAGCTCTCCAGGCGTGTCCACTCCTCACGGAAATAATTTTCCTGCAACATGCCATCTCCGGAAATTCTTTGGCTTCAGCTAGACTGTGTCCCATTTTACTGTAGCGTCTCCAGAGCCATTTGGAACGAGTATCATAGATTGAGAGACGCAATGGTTAAGTGGGCTGCGATCTAGAACTCACCCCCGACCCAAGTGTACATTTCGTATCTCAACTTTTATTGAAAATTGCTGTAACAGATTATATCCGTTCCCGCTTGGTTAAGTGTGAGACACACAACACAACACTTAATCAAAACACTAAGGAACGAAACGATGAAAAACACCGCCACTTTGTTCACATGCTTTACAGTATCCCTGATTTTAGTTTCAGGAAATGCATCAGCTGGTAACAATCGTTTTTCCGGTAAATCAAACAAGGGTTCTTCCAGTCGTTCCTTCAGTCATCACAGCAACCGAAACAATAATAATCGCAGTCATCATTTCAACAATCGTTCCAGTCATTCGCAGTACAATCATCGTTCATCAAACCAGCGTATTTCGCAGAACAAAAAACCGTCTATGAGACAACACAACTACAAAGCATCCTACAACTCAAAGTCGACTCCCGTAAAATCCAGCAAATTCTCAAAGACAAACGACTATCACTTCAAAACCGCTCCTAAACAGAATTTCTC
The sequence above is a segment of the Gimesia algae genome. Coding sequences within it:
- a CDS encoding carboxylesterase family protein gives rise to the protein MFKKIITVCFIFAAYTMSVSGEAAEKPETGNQSAAELNTTIPVKMKYLLYLPENYDEQEKWPLILFLHGAGERGDDLDLVTVHGPPKLVKNGKQFPFIVVSPQCPKDQLWQPVELTALLNDIEKKYKVDKDRIYVTGLSMGGFGTWSLAAYTPYRFAALVPICGGGEKFWVKKIKHVPIWVFHGGKDTAVPLERSQTLVDVLKKEKSDVRFTIYPEAGHDSWTETYDNPKVYDWLLQQVRKPEAEVKAGEEKEAEARKAKRAAAGKKK
- a CDS encoding HEAT repeat domain-containing protein, whose amino-acid sequence is MLQNVRETPIAVSLKEKVTRKVPEELAGLQVYLSRDLWVRNHHWSPELERKTFQEDKAAYHLAPIEMQRWGFGSVDQKTLLSEVSTRKPLGAIQRTTSEPESNTEQSASDQTAISNSTDPTELQKSESWSFNALQDFFFDQKNQSSQQAKKQRSDQLAALQELSTWDNLAGWNAALLWATLSPATATETLPVLEKVALDPLQYSQSNAENDPGTSDQNSISEAMQHAALNAISLVLAQADAIPLKTRNRLTQRLQRPDLSLSLRSELYLSLARFMSPASIPSLEQSLENTENSPSPPKPLRRAAMQACILHGLWSHSDRKHLDDPDLIHTFNPKEWPANIMQVRWDSDANMRWNFGYWAALIRHPDAETILTSQLRDADLVVQTKAIEHLGMLKTDTALQILKEYAQRPEESIRVAAVKGLSSWGPMHLIPLKNDTSSAVRLEVASGMGKTPSAESALHLRTLINDRSSQVQHTVIHAISDWPDELAIPLLLDGIQEGVYKTRRQSILQLVDRTGLGGSISIEAPQTERVVAVNELVQSGQLPGSFWGQLMQVGLKTGQEVNQGRAAELQSYFQNLINQPRESSEYQQAYQELANISPAEVKVLEKLIRETSIEIPSEIYIDLLAGLTPEYAALNQLTSPHITDRREAAQQLFVSSQNISLNPVVVSRLRKLMTHEQDRLVWRIVMSSVEKDNYDEAAQLALLAINHNWPDIRILGCEYFGSHGLPQYANWLLPLLDDKNHTVQLAAIRAIGQCHNPIAISGTQKPGQSQNSAPSLRSLLTHSNRRVRFETVVALSRLGDSAGMQELLRLSNDTQIAMRKEAVREMGHSGQTRFVEPLIQMAWTERNNSTLKEILNSLDQLVPDSEQPANLTPQQDQSDQAKSWMNWWQTQHSGQGSRLFTGR
- a CDS encoding STAS domain-containing protein — protein: MANYHDDFQLEWHGNTVVIIPASNVESMSWDLIEQAADIVMAPLQEVEIPMVVFDLSDVSYFGSVFLALLLRCHKHVRSRGGELVLCGASKMANELLRITALDTLWAIYETRDEALDALMG
- a CDS encoding LOG family protein, with the translated sequence MSRKYRKTRPGVSESDVLPTEHSSELYPHQSIVASIKETADKLKQDQATRGDLKILDRALKELRYAFKVFTPYRKQRKVTVFGSARTNPDDPSYQQALQFGRRMAEEKWMIVTGAGPGIMEAAHVGAGTDMSMGVNIMLPFEQEPNYVIHKDEKLVNLNYFFTRKLLFVKEVHAIVCCAGGFGTLDEAFETLTLVQTGKRDPMPIVLLDAPGGSYWKDWEEFLKNNLLKQELISKEDLSLFHVTDDIEDAVDEVIGFYSVYNSMRYVKGRLVLRLHVEPSNEFIEKLNNEFKDILDSGIITKVNAHELEKDDDHLVDLPRISLMFNRKNLGRLRQMIDRINSELAPQSADEAEEE
- a CDS encoding RNA polymerase sigma factor yields the protein MTTDIEILIEEIKQGSESALLTFLELHRAPLLAFINKNMSDSLKSKVEAADILQEVSLNAVDSFQSMDFEQKAPFNWLCHLAERRIIDSHRKYFQVQKRAAGREAGQPVSAAGTGQGFMDLLVASITSPSQAFSRGAKEMKLLMALESLPEESRDAIRLKYVEGLPTKQIAEQLDKSDVAVRVMISRSMVKLQELLKHEDEFKSLLG
- a CDS encoding serine/threonine-protein kinase, which translates into the protein MLSTSEPNQKVSESQIAIDALTEVMEQFVSEWESRQSPPDLKDYVSVADPQNRFLLIELIKIDLEYRWQQFNFPRRILEYLDDFPILEKPEFPVDLLYEEFHLRRQNGFEVDPEEYIGFIPTANPQVRQLFDLDHAYCTTKMLNQSPQQAGSQFKPGDTVDDFELLTLLGKGAFANVFQARQNSMQRIVALKISEDSSNEPQTLAQLDHDNIVRVFDQRLLTNQKIRLLYMQYLPGGTLHSVVEIVRKTAPDERSGNMLVNALDQALDLRGESRPAESVTYQKFKSLSWSETICWLGIRLAQALDYAHHKGVLHRDIKPANVLLTAEGIPKLADFNISFSSHVSGTTPAAYFGGSLAYMSPEQLEAYDPTDTRRPESLDERSDLYSLGLMLAELLTGIRPFQAPSIQSNWSDLLKQMIHQRKTGISLSASPQHLPTNCPEHLVSVLQKCLSPDPADRWRSGAELASQLELCLNPRAQQILFPTSKSWFTKLKGWEVPLVILIVAIPNILAGLFNFFHNQKHIIEHLKNSQDAFWKIQSAINLIAYPTGLGLIGWLTWLLLRFAADHETSSKSDLQRNVIMQKRCLSLGHYAALICTAEWIIAGIAYPVSMHYAIGSLPATAYFHFLGSLLLCGLIAASYPFFGVTYFSLHMIYPRLIQNSDFTQLAPDSYQQLKRRSWVYLIMAFLVPTLSIASLAMINLDDKIAIGILTVAGTLGAVSIFRIFQTLQADLDALEELSRRVHSSRK